The sequence acggtagctcagtggcagcgcgagtcgtctttcaacttaaaggttgtgggtttgattccccgCCTCCGCTAgtgcatgtgtgaatgggtataaaaCTGTAGTATTAAAGCAACTTTGAGTGACCATCAAGACGAGGAAAAGCTCCATATACATACAGATCATTTACTGCTGGTAAAAGATGTTCAAATGATCCAAACCAAAGAAACATGTAGAAATGTCTCTTCTTATACAACTACATAATACCAACAGGAGTGGATTGTTTCTGCTTCTATTCTCTCTGACTTTTGTtctacagacaaacaacaattgGGTCAGACACTGAAGTTTTTTTATCCCCCCCCCCGAGTATCTGTATCTCCTCATATTGTGGTCTGGCAAGCACAAAATGCTCTGATTTCAAACATCACCAACTCTAACTACCAATGTCCGGTGGTTACCTCGTGGCTGCCTGAGATGGCACCGGCCCAGAGGATGTTTTTGCttggtgtgtgtttactgtttttgttttttgtattaaagaaaaaaaaaaacataaataaagaagtaaataaaGGCTAAAGCTTTCGCTCAGATTCCTTCATTTCTTCAGTGTCTCCGCACTTTTCCTCTCCTAAGTCCCACCAGCACCCCAACTGCCTGTTGGGCCCCTGGCTCTCcccccatccacacacacacacacacacacacacacacacacacacacaacccctaCCCCCTTCCCTCTTCCTTCCTCCTGGTCGGTGGTGTGCGTGACAGTAGCTCACTGAGAAGTGGAAATGAGACTAGTAAACAATGATTAGCTCCAGAGCTGGAGCAGCCTGCTCTACCATTGGTCCCGTCTCCACACAGCAGAGCGCCCACCCGCCAGCTCATGACATGCAGCAGCACATAGACCCCATTCCTGCTCATGAAACCCCCGCCCCCCACCCTTCGCACACCAGCCCCTGACTACTTCCCTTTGCCCAGAGTCACTGCAGGGTCAGGGCCAACCTTTCACAGCCAGGTTACAAAGGGTAATCACAGGCAAACACAGCAGCCACACGCAAAACGCACACACGACACCCCCCGACATCACCCCGCCCCCACCGGCCACAAACCTGGCTCTAATTAGCTTGATGGAGATGCAAGTGGCCACATGTGTATGAGGAGCACACTCGATAAAGAAAGAGgaggcggtggtggtggtggtggtggtgctccCCCTGTAGGAGTAGAGTGGAGAAGCAGTCACCCCCAGTGGAGGCGGTGCATTCAAAGACATTGCTATGTCCTCTGGTTAACCAAGGAGTTTTTGACGCCGGGCCACACCACATTACTGAAGACAAACAGCTCTCAAGGCTCTGAACCTCGCCAAACTATCCGCTATCtgtatgaaaattaaaaaaaaaaaagtgtcattgcACTTAGGTTTATTTTTACTGTCGTGTCCACATTTTTGCACAACAATGTCTGGCATTTACTGAGTTTGTGTGTAAGtggataaaatgtgtttgtgatgttgtttctatgttttcatttcatgtggGAGTCACATTCTCTGTCACCGAGTCAGCTGAACGTGGAACATTGTGAAAtgcacacataaaaataaaagaattatacatatatatatatatatacatatacatatacatatacatatacatatatatatatacatatacatgtatatatagatagatagatatatatacacaaattaATTCTGGCACTTTATgtacattgtttatttttataaatggtCGTAAACCCAGACCCTGATATTTACTCCCTATCGTGAAAAAACAATGTGCTCCTCtaaacacatgtttaaaaagtcatgcatcattttaaatgtttcccatcatcctcctccattactcaccttcctcctcctcctcctctgtggccATTAATGTCTGCCTGTGCTTGTGCGACACTAATGTTTCTGTCCCTCTGACTTACTGTGGAAACGTTTCAATTGCCTTCAATTACGGTCATTACCTCTGAGCAAAAATAAACTTCACAGTTGGGGAGGCGAGGAGGCGAGGGGGGGGAACAAGTAACTAATTTTGTCGTCATCcgcagggagagagggagagaaagagagagagacatgtttCTGAGAGATTACATCACTTCAAACAGGAAGTTTAGTGGAAACAAAAGTCTTGTAACAtgatttataaaataattactCGTCCTTGGATGATTTTCCTGTCTAAAAAAATTGGAAGAATTGCCCCCTGGACAAGGACAGACACTGTTTGCGGTGGTTGTGATGTAACATGGACTCTTGTGTGTGTTGGCTAAAAAACCAAACAAGATGTGGCAAATGTGCGTGTTTCATGGCTCCACTGATTGTTATTTGCTGTGTGAGAGTTCAGACACTCAGAAGCTGAGGTGAATGATATATTTGATTAGAAGtgatattattaaatgtgtggTGTAGACTACTATTTAGTAGTagactgacattttttaaactttttgagTAGAGAAATACATTGATGGTGCCACTGCTGTGCAGTTTCTCTGTTCTAATTGAGAAACTTTAAAGCAAAGAGTTGCTTATTTATTAGCTGTATAATTTTTGTATTCGGCTAATTTATGACAGACTAAACACATATTTCCTTCATTTAATCTGCAAAGCTGCACATCTGGTTAACTTCAGTAACTTCACCGACTTCTTCTGATCATTTCCGGTGATGACGACGATGACTTCATTGTAACCTGCGGAGGCGCGCGCGCCCACACGTGTGTGGCaataaaggcaaaaacaaataaagtaaataaataaacaatacagtTAAATATGATTAGTGCAAATACGTGTCTCGGTCTGGATGACAAACCGTGTTTGGAAATGTAACGCTCCTCTTCAGcagccagaaaaagaaaaagacgcTCTCTGAAGCgcgcgcagcagcagcagcagcctgtgtcTCCTCATCTCTGTgcaattaataaaacaatttgtCTCGACATGTTTCCCACAGTGGAGCAGCCGTGCAGTCACCGGTTGCATGAGAACGGCGGCCGTTCACGCTGCACGCACGCACGGTGTGTGtcccccaaccccccccccacccacaccaCTCGAAGCTCGCAAGCGCGCGCCTCCAGGAGCGACCGACAGCAGAGGAGATAGTGTACTAGGGTCCGTCCGTCTGTGCGGCTACCACAATGGGAGGAGTATGAAAGTTCTCCTGAGCCCTGCCCACCAACTGAAATACATATAAGACAGTGGAGTGAAGCACAGAGCAGACACTTAAGTCTTAAAACTTGATGAAAAGTCTCAAACAAACCCTCTTCATTTCAtcagatttatttcatttttttatatatgatcTCACTTGCAAAAATTCCTTAACTCAGATGGCTATAGGAGACgttaattaactttttttttagttttaaccACTgagcagacttttttttttttctcctttctcctctgaGGGACAAGTGtactgaaaagacaaaagacagtgTCACAATGGCACTGGACACAGAGTTTGGTGTGAAgggcagcagcatcatcagggAGTGGAGTGGACAGGTCCAGCCTGCTCTGGTCGCCTCCGtccttttcctcttctgtctGGAAGCCTGTCTGTGGGTCAGGAACCTCAGACTCAAGAGACGACTGCCGGGACCCTTCGCCTGGCCCGTGGTGGGCAACGCCATGCAGCTGGGACAGATGCCTCACATCACCTTTGCCAGGTTGGCCAAGAAGTACGGCAACGTGTACCAGATCAGATTAGGCTGCAGTGATATTGTGGTGCTGAATGGAGACAGGGCGATTCGCCAGGCTCTGATAGAGCACAGCACTGAGTTTGCAGGAAGACCAAACTTTGTCTCTTTCCAGATGGTTTCCGGAGGCAGGAGCCTGACATTCACTAGTTACAGCAAACAGTGGAAAGCACACAGGAAACTCGCACAGTCAACCCTCAGAGCCTTTTCCTCTGCGAACAGTCAGACCAAGAAGACCTTTGAACGTCACGTTACGTTTGAGGCCATGGAGCTGGTGCAGGTTTTTCTGCGGAACAGCGCCGACGGACGGTATTTTGACCCCGCAAATGACTTCACGGTGTCTGCCGCTAATATCATGTGCGCTCTCTGCTTTGGTAAGCGATACAGACACGATGAATTGGAGTTCAGAACCATGCTGAAAAAGCTGCAGCGGTTTGGAGAGACAATCGGGGCTGGGAGCCTCGTCGATGTCATGCCATGGCTTCAGTCCTTCCCCAACCCGGTGCGCAGTGTCTATGAAAACTTCAAGAGCCTCAACGAGGAATTTTTCACTTTCGTTAAAGACAAAGTGGCACAGCACAGAGAATCTTTCAGCCCAGACGAGACTCGGGACATGAGCGACGCCTTCATCAATGTGGTCGAGCACGGGCAAAAGAGTGGGCTGACCAAAGAGTTTGTCGACGCGACAGTGACAGATCTAATTGGCGCGGGTCAAGACACGACGTCGACCATCTTGACGTGGATCATGCTGCTCCTGGTCAAACACCCAGACGTCCAAGCCAAGCTGCACGAGCTCATAGACAAAGTGGTCGGCCCCGAAAGGCTGCCAACGATTGAGGACAGAGGCAACCTGACCTACCTGGACGCCTTCATCTACGAGACCATGCGCTTAACAAGCTTTGTCCCCGTCACTATCCCACACTCGACCATGTCAGACGTCACCATCGAGGGTCTCCACATCCCCAAAGACACGGTGGTGTTCATCAACCAGTGGTCGGTCAACCACGACCCGCTGAAGTGGAAAGACCCGCACGTCTTTGACCCCACGCGCTTCCTCGATGAGCACGGGGCCCTCGACAGGGACGCGTGCAACAATGTGATGATATTCTCGCTGGGTAAAAGACGCTGCATCGGCAACCAGATCACCAAGGTGCAGGTGTTCCTACTTGCGGCCGTGCTGCTGCACCAGTGCAGCTTTGAGAGTGAGCCCTCTCGGCCCCTCACGCTTGACTGTGTCTACGGGCTCACGCTGAAGCCCTTTCAGTTCTGTGTCAACGCCAAACTCAGAGGGAAGCTGCTCGGCTTAGTTTCCCCAgcgtgagcagcagcagcagcagcagcagcagcatgtctaccccccccaaaaaaataaaactgtgacaaCACTTCTCCCCACCAATGACATTTACAGTATCAGTGAGTATCAGTAAACCTGCACTAAATCCTATTGTAAGATTTTTATATTTAAGAATGATATTTAATGGATACATTAACACAGTCTGTATTTTTGATTTACTGTTGGTGCAGAGCTGAGATTTCACAGATGTATCATTGTCTGTTATCCGCTTTGTGGACTGTTTCTGCGTCACGGAATATTCTATACTTGATCAGATCTTGTAAATAATTGTGTCTTGagttgtgtgcttgttttttttgttttttattcactaCTGTGCATGTACACGTGTGCAGGAAATTAGCCACAAACCCCCTTTAAATTTCCCCAAAAATAACTATGAAACGTGATCACGTCACTTGATGATTTATTGTTCTCAATTGTAATATGtaagaatatatgtatatatatatatacatgtatatatatatatattatataatacatattatatatatattatatatatattagccTTTGTCACATAATGCAGTTACAAAATagagttttttttataatttcataTTTCAGGTATGACCTATAATAATGTAAAGAGAATTTAATGTATTCCACTATCTACTGTACTCCGAGtatacaaacacattaaacaaaagaGTGCCGATGAAAGGTTAAGGGGGTGACGTGTGACGGAGGAAGTCTTTCATCTGGGAGCATCCATCACGGTCGGAGGGATGGAGACGAGACACTGCTGTGGACCGCGGAACGCTTCACAAACACGTATTATTATGTGTATTCAGGGTTCAGTTTTACTGTACgagcactgcagcagcagcagcagcaacaaaccAGAgttcaaaacaaaccaaaacaaaacacatgtgcagcaaagtctctttttttttttcatttcaagaaGGCAttctcaaaaacatgtttgtttacaaagtAGCTATTTCAAAGCTCCACGGATGTCGCCACCCCCGACCCCCTCACCACCACTCTCTCTTAAAGCTTCTCCGTTCAGGAACttgtgtcatgtgtttgtgtgtctgtccgtGTCAATGCAACAAATTAAACTCAGTAAGCCTTGAATGTTAACGCATTCGCCACAGAGGATGTTTTGTTATCAGtgtgatggggaaaaaaataagctatatatatagatatatatatatatatatctgatcTGATATGAATAAAGTTGAATTGTCAATGGCGAGCGTGTCCAGTCTGATTGTGAGCGAGGCTGAGCTTCAAAGTTCCTTTAGTTTTGACACATTGTTTTAACGTGATGATCAGGAACCACCGTTGTTTAgatgtcagaaaaaaacactgcaatacTTGACTTGGCTGAAAATCACCGAAACCAAagctggtgtttttttggtcGTTCATCTAAGCACTCACACTCACGCAGATTTACGGCCAGACCCGGTCTGTTCTGAATCCTATTTAAAAAGATGTTTGATGGTTGATGTTGCCACAAACCTAACAGCCGCGTTATTGcagtgactttttttgttttgtttgtttgtttttgaaaaagagcCGTAATACCAGCAATAATATTGctgttaatatattttttatggaGCATTAtaaattgcctttttttccccaccgaATAGTCAGAATGAACAGGTTGGTTGTAAATAACAGAGGCCAAATCACGCTGTTAAATGGTCACAGaaacggcaaaaaaaaacaattcaaacgCAAAGGAAATAAACAATCAACTCCAGCTTATTGTCCATTATTGTACCATATTCTACCACCGTTGGCAACAAAactataaatgtataaatataatgtttttaaggCTAAAAAGGACATTGCTGGAGGGAGGCCTGGTTGTGGTCAAAATGGGAGGGGAGAGATAATCCAAAAACCTGATTTGCAGACCCCTCCCACCACAGAGATACATATAAGCGAAGTGTTACAGCTAAAATCGGCATTCCTCTGAAGATGTGCCGTGTGCACCACAGCAGCTCAACCTGATCAAGCCAGCGTCAGTGGAGGAGAGCTGAGACAGCATGTTAGTGCTGCCATCAGTCTGACTTTAATACAATTATATTTTCAATAGCTCAAACATCGTCTCTGTGCCGTAAGCAGTGGTTGTGATTGACAGCGCAATGGCACAAGTGGACACAGAGTTTGGTTTGAGGGACAGCAGCATCAGCGGGGAGTGGAGTGGACAGGTCCAGCCTGCTCTGGTCGCCTCCGtccttttcctcttctgtctGGAAGCCTGTCTGTGGGTCAGGAACCTCAGACTCAAGAGACGACTGCCGGGACCCTTCGCCTGGCCCGTGGTGGGCAACGCCATGCAGCTGGGCCGGATGCCTCACATCACCTTCGCCAAGTTGGCCAAGAAGTACGGCGACGTGTACCAGATCAGATTAGGCTGCAGTGATATTGTGGTGCTGAACGGAGACAGGGCGATTCGCCAGGCTCTGATAGAGCACAGTGTAGAGTTTGCAGGAAGACCAAACTTTGTCTCTTTCCAGGTTGTCGCGGGGGGGAACAGCATGACTTTCAACAATTACAGCAAACAGTGGAAGATGCACAGGAAAATTGCCCAATCAACAATCAGAGCGTTCTCATCTGCCAACAGCCAAACCAAGAAAGCCTTTGAGCAGCAAATTGTGGCTGAAGCCACAGAGCTAGTTGATATTTTCCTTACACTCAGTGCCCAGGGCCAGTATTTCAACCCCGCTCATGAGCTGACAGTAGCGGCAGCAAACGTGATTTGTGCCTTGTGCTTTGGAAAACGTTATGGACACGATGATGTGGAGTTTAGAGCCTTGTTAGAGAGGGTGAATCAGTTTGGACAGACAGTAGGAGCTGGCAGTTTGGTTGACATGATGCCATGGCTCCGGTCTTTCCCCAACCCAGTTCGCAGTGTCTTTAAAAACTTCATAAATCTGAACCAAGAGTTCTTCACGTTCATCCAGAGCAAAGTGAGGGAACACCGGGAGACATTTGATCCACGCGTGACGAGGGACATGAGCGACGCCATCATTGGCGTCATTGACAAAGCGGACGGTGACAGCGGACTCACCACAGGTCACACAGAGGGGACCGTGTCGGATCTGATTGGCGCAGGTCTGGATACCATCTCCACTGCCCTGTGCTGGATTGTGCTTCTTCTGGCCAAACACCCAGAAATCCAAACCAAACTCCATGAGCTCTTAGACAGAGTGGTGGGCCCAGACAGGCTGCCTTCCACCGAGGACAGGAGCAGCCTGGCGTACCTGGACGCCTTCATATATGAAACCATGCGCTTCACCAGCTTCGTCCCGGTCACCATTCCCCACTCCACAACCGCAGACGTCACCGTCGATGGTCTCCACATTCCCAAAGACACGGTGGTCTTCATCAATCAGTGGTCTGTCAATCACGACCCTCTGAAGTGGAAGGACCCGCACGTCTTTTACCCGTCGCGCTTCCTGGATGGAAGCGGCTCCCTCGACAAGGACATCACAAACAACGTTATGATTTTCTCAGCGGGGAAGAGACGGTGTATCGGGGACCAAATTGCCAAAGTCgaggtgtttttgttctttgccATTCTGCTCCACCGATGCAGATTTGAGAAATGTCCCCATGAGGACCTGTCTTTAAACTGCTCGTACGGTTTAACACTGAGGCCTTTAGATTACAAGATTACTGCCAAATCCAGACGAGATCTCCCTAAAGTCAGAGAGAAAGCTGTCTGACTCTGTCTTTGATTATAAAAGATTCATGCAATATGATTCCTAAAGTAAATATGAACGCTTGTATAATAGGAAAATGTAGAGTATATTGTTATTTCACCGGGGTACAAAATACTAGATTAAGTACTACAAGTATGCATCCTGATAAGGGCACAAGGAAGCAAATCATATCAGATCTCAACGGCAATTTTACTCCTCAACTGTGGAAGAAAACTCTGACTTTTGTTAGCaattaataaatcaattattaatccaGTCACACATTTATCTGCATATGTATTGCACCATTGTCAGtgagtgaataaaaaaataccacatgcatgcatgttgcattcaataatgtaatgtaatgtctaaCAGCCTGAGCCGCCTCACGTCTTCGGCACACACGTCACAGTGAAACCTGATGCAAGAGGCATAACTCCGTCCGAGTAACACGAGTTGTAAAAGCCAAACGATGTTTTCATAGGGAACATGTGTTGTATCTACATCTCCACAGTGTGACTAAAACCCCGAACGTCAAATAAACATCCTGCACTGACTCACCATAACCGAATCCGTGCGACGTACTGCGGATCGCAACAGGCCAAAGAGATAATAATAGATCGCGGTGTCTGGTCTCGGCGTTGCTGTAAAATATTTACGATGACCCCGCGTGCTCCCGCTCTGTACGAGTAAGCTGTGACTCCATGCATCAGCGCAGGCAACGGTAGGTAAGCAGCCGCGAGCTTGTTGCATTAATGTTTAACACAGGCCGCGCTGTTCTTTTGACTGcggtgtcttttattttatttttattttttttcaccgAGCGGAACCGCATCTCTGAAACTGATGTCATGTCTCGTCAAAGGTGTGAatttcaaaagaagaagaggagcattTACATTACAGATTTGCCATGAAGTGAGTGAAGCCAAAATGAGGTGAACTAACTTTGTGGTCtctaaaacaacacactgaacacagacGAGAGGGAGGTCAAATGGGATTGAATTCCAGAGATCACATGTGTATTTTACCTGACCACTGCTACTGTTATTAGTGCACTTTGGTTGGTACAGAGTGATGGATTATTAAGGTAAAGGCAAATAAGAACTGGTTACCAACTTATCCAAACAAGGTGCCTATAAACTATGCTCTTCTTTCTAACATAACTAATTGTTCAAATTGAGACACAGGTCTAATTTTCATGGGAATCACTGGACTACAAAGTCAAGAGTCCAATCTTATCTCTTATGTTAATCCCAA comes from Solea senegalensis isolate Sse05_10M unplaced genomic scaffold, IFAPA_SoseM_1 scf7180000013266, whole genome shotgun sequence and encodes:
- the LOC122760244 gene encoding cytochrome P450 1B1-like, which gives rise to MALDTEFGVKGSSIIREWSGQVQPALVASVLFLFCLEACLWVRNLRLKRRLPGPFAWPVVGNAMQLGQMPHITFARLAKKYGNVYQIRLGCSDIVVLNGDRAIRQALIEHSTEFAGRPNFVSFQMVSGGRSLTFTSYSKQWKAHRKLAQSTLRAFSSANSQTKKTFERHVTFEAMELVQVFLRNSADGRYFDPANDFTVSAANIMCALCFGKRYRHDELEFRTMLKKLQRFGETIGAGSLVDVMPWLQSFPNPVRSVYENFKSLNEEFFTFVKDKVAQHRESFSPDETRDMSDAFINVVEHGQKSGLTKEFVDATVTDLIGAGQDTTSTILTWIMLLLVKHPDVQAKLHELIDKVVGPERLPTIEDRGNLTYLDAFIYETMRLTSFVPVTIPHSTMSDVTIEGLHIPKDTVVFINQWSVNHDPLKWKDPHVFDPTRFLDEHGALDRDACNNVMIFSLGKRRCIGNQITKVQVFLLAAVLLHQCSFESEPSRPLTLDCVYGLTLKPFQFCVNAKLRGKLLGLVSPA
- the LOC122760242 gene encoding cytochrome P450 1B1-like, producing the protein MAQVDTEFGLRDSSISGEWSGQVQPALVASVLFLFCLEACLWVRNLRLKRRLPGPFAWPVVGNAMQLGRMPHITFAKLAKKYGDVYQIRLGCSDIVVLNGDRAIRQALIEHSVEFAGRPNFVSFQVVAGGNSMTFNNYSKQWKMHRKIAQSTIRAFSSANSQTKKAFEQQIVAEATELVDIFLTLSAQGQYFNPAHELTVAAANVICALCFGKRYGHDDVEFRALLERVNQFGQTVGAGSLVDMMPWLRSFPNPVRSVFKNFINLNQEFFTFIQSKVREHRETFDPRVTRDMSDAIIGVIDKADGDSGLTTGHTEGTVSDLIGAGLDTISTALCWIVLLLAKHPEIQTKLHELLDRVVGPDRLPSTEDRSSLAYLDAFIYETMRFTSFVPVTIPHSTTADVTVDGLHIPKDTVVFINQWSVNHDPLKWKDPHVFYPSRFLDGSGSLDKDITNNVMIFSAGKRRCIGDQIAKVEVFLFFAILLHRCRFEKCPHEDLSLNCSYGLTLRPLDYKITAKSRRDLPKVREKAV